A window from Aureibacillus halotolerans encodes these proteins:
- the atpA gene encoding F0F1 ATP synthase subunit alpha gives MSSIKAEEISSLLKKQIENYQSEIEVQDVGTVITIGDGIARAHGLDNVMAGELVEFSTGVIGMTQNLEENNVGIIILGPYTDIREGDEVRRTGRIMEVPVGEELLGRVVNSLGQPVDGQGPIGTTRTRPIESPAPGVMDRKSVHEPLQTGIKAIDSMIPIGRGQRELIIGDRQTGKTSIAIDTILNQKDEDMICIYVAIGQKDSTVRTVVETLRNHGALDYTIVVNAGASLPAPMLFLAPYTGVTIGEDFMYNGKHVLVVYDDLSKQAAAYRELSLLLRRPPGREAFPGDVFYLHSRLLERAAKLSDANGGGSLTALPFIETQAGDVSAYIPTNVISITDGQIFLQSDYFFSGVRPAINPGISVSRVGGDAQTKAMKKVAGTLRLDLSSYRELEAFAQFGSDLDKATQAKLNRGARTVEVLKQDLHKPLAVEKQVAILFALTQGYLDDIPVEDIIRFEAEFHGWMAHNQKDLMNGIRESGTLPDGDAFKAAITEFKNTFSPTASK, from the coding sequence ATGAGCAGTATTAAAGCGGAAGAAATCAGTTCACTGCTAAAAAAGCAGATTGAAAACTATCAATCCGAAATTGAAGTACAAGATGTCGGGACAGTCATTACCATCGGGGACGGAATTGCACGTGCTCATGGACTAGACAATGTAATGGCTGGAGAACTCGTTGAATTCTCAACCGGTGTCATTGGAATGACGCAAAACCTTGAAGAAAACAACGTTGGTATCATTATCCTTGGGCCATACACTGACATTCGTGAAGGCGATGAAGTCCGACGCACAGGCCGTATTATGGAAGTGCCTGTTGGGGAAGAACTCCTCGGTCGTGTCGTTAACTCACTTGGTCAACCTGTCGATGGACAAGGACCAATTGGAACAACAAGAACACGTCCAATTGAATCACCAGCACCAGGGGTTATGGATCGTAAATCGGTTCATGAACCGTTGCAAACAGGGATTAAAGCGATTGACTCCATGATTCCAATTGGCCGTGGGCAGCGTGAGCTTATTATCGGTGACCGCCAAACAGGGAAAACGTCGATTGCGATTGACACGATCCTCAACCAAAAAGATGAAGACATGATCTGTATCTATGTAGCGATTGGACAAAAAGACTCTACTGTTCGTACGGTAGTTGAAACGTTGCGTAACCATGGCGCATTGGATTACACGATTGTCGTAAACGCAGGGGCATCTTTGCCTGCACCAATGCTTTTCCTCGCGCCATATACAGGCGTTACAATCGGTGAAGACTTTATGTACAATGGCAAGCACGTGCTTGTTGTGTACGATGACCTGTCGAAACAAGCGGCTGCGTACCGTGAGCTTTCCTTGCTCCTTCGTCGCCCTCCAGGTCGTGAAGCCTTCCCAGGGGACGTCTTCTACTTGCATTCTCGTTTGCTTGAGCGTGCTGCGAAGCTTAGTGATGCAAATGGTGGAGGTTCATTAACCGCCCTTCCGTTTATTGAAACGCAAGCAGGTGACGTATCGGCTTACATTCCGACAAACGTTATCTCCATTACTGATGGTCAGATTTTCTTACAGAGTGATTACTTCTTCTCAGGTGTTCGTCCAGCCATCAACCCAGGGATTTCCGTATCCCGCGTAGGTGGAGACGCACAGACGAAAGCGATGAAAAAGGTTGCCGGGACACTTCGTCTAGACCTTTCATCCTACCGTGAGCTAGAAGCCTTTGCTCAGTTTGGATCAGACTTAGATAAAGCGACACAAGCGAAGCTGAATCGTGGGGCTCGTACGGTTGAAGTGCTAAAGCAGGATTTGCATAAGCCTTTGGCTGTAGAGAAGCAGGTAGCGATCTTATTTGCTCTTACACAAGGCTATCTTGATGATATTCCTGTGGAAGACATCATCCGTTTCGAAGCTGAATTCCATGGCTGGATGGCACATAACCAAAAAGATCTTATGAATGGCATTCGTGAATCTGGAACGCTTCCAGACGGTGACGCATTTAAGGCAGCAATCACTGAATTCAAAAACACTTTTTCGCCTACGGCATCGAAATAA
- a CDS encoding F0F1 ATP synthase subunit delta encodes MTVVAARYASALFEIAKEKQAIESFREDLTVVENVFQNDRSIRSFFLHPNVSKTEKKRLLDDGFKTLSPDVLQTLKLMVDRQRTADIPHLQAAFTHEADVFLNVAEATVYSVRALSETEKNQVAQVFAAKAGKSSLRLSNTIDPTLIAGIRVRIGNRIYDGSVSRKLEKIERQLVAK; translated from the coding sequence ATGACTGTAGTTGCCGCTCGCTATGCATCCGCATTGTTTGAGATTGCAAAAGAAAAGCAAGCGATTGAAAGCTTCCGTGAGGATTTAACGGTAGTTGAGAACGTCTTTCAAAATGACCGTTCAATTCGCTCTTTTTTTCTGCATCCAAATGTATCGAAGACGGAGAAAAAACGTCTTTTAGATGACGGGTTCAAAACGCTTTCGCCGGACGTTTTACAGACGCTTAAACTTATGGTAGATCGCCAAAGAACAGCAGACATTCCGCATTTACAGGCCGCTTTTACGCATGAAGCAGATGTCTTTTTGAATGTAGCTGAGGCTACGGTTTACAGTGTCAGAGCACTGTCAGAGACTGAAAAAAATCAGGTTGCACAAGTGTTTGCCGCAAAAGCAGGCAAATCATCACTGCGCCTTAGCAATACCATTGACCCGACATTAATTGCGGGAATTCGTGTTCGAATCGGCAATCGTATCTATGACGGAAGTGTAAGTCGCAAGCTTGAAAAAATTGAGCGCCAGCTCGTTGCAAAATGA
- the atpF gene encoding F0F1 ATP synthase subunit B — protein MASGLAIGDIFVQLLAFALLLLLLKKFALKPLIKVMKDRETFVANEIDSAETSRKEAESFLKQQQETLEAARKEAQAILENAKKMGEDRQSDILKAAQDEAERLREAAIRDIQNEREQALVSVREQVASLSVLIASKVIEKELNAADQEKLIEDYIKEAGDQR, from the coding sequence ATGGCGTCGGGTCTTGCCATTGGAGACATTTTTGTTCAGCTTTTAGCTTTTGCTCTTCTTCTCTTGTTGCTGAAAAAGTTTGCATTGAAGCCATTGATTAAAGTGATGAAGGATCGTGAGACCTTCGTAGCGAATGAAATTGACTCCGCTGAAACAAGCCGAAAAGAAGCTGAAAGCTTTTTGAAGCAGCAACAGGAAACGCTTGAAGCAGCTCGTAAAGAAGCTCAGGCTATTCTTGAAAATGCGAAAAAGATGGGCGAGGATCGTCAATCGGACATTCTAAAAGCAGCACAGGATGAGGCGGAGCGCTTGCGCGAAGCAGCTATTCGTGACATTCAGAATGAGCGTGAGCAGGCATTGGTATCTGTACGTGAACAAGTTGCATCGTTGTCCGTTCTCATTGCTTCTAAGGTGATCGAGAAAGAATTGAATGCAGCAGATCAAGAGAAATTAATTGAGGATTACATTAAAGAGGCAGGCGATCAGCGATGA
- the atpE gene encoding F0F1 ATP synthase subunit C: MGALAAAIAVGLAALGAGFGNGMIVSRTVEGIARQPELKGPLQTTMFIGVALVEAIPIIAVVIAFIVMGS; encoded by the coding sequence ATGGGAGCTTTAGCAGCTGCTATTGCCGTTGGTCTTGCCGCACTAGGTGCAGGTTTTGGTAACGGAATGATCGTTAGTCGTACAGTCGAGGGAATTGCTCGTCAACCGGAATTGAAAGGTCCACTTCAAACAACAATGTTTATCGGTGTTGCCTTGGTTGAGGCGATTCCAATCATCGCGGTAGTTATCGCGTTTATCGTAATGGGCTCTTAA
- the atpB gene encoding F0F1 ATP synthase subunit A, protein MDHVAPESWSLFDGLITFNPSNVLMIIVSSVIVFLLCLLATRRLEQKPTGMQNFMEWVVDFVRGIINSNMDWKTGGRFLIFSTTLLLYIFVSNMIGLPFAIVVDHALWWKSPTADPVIALTLAVMVVAMTHYYGVKLKGTTEYVKDYGRPQWWLFPLKIIEEFSNTLTLGLRLFGNIYAGEILLALLVGLGTDGYLNGVLPGVLGTVASIIPMMVWQAFSIFIGSIQAFIFVMLSMVYMAHKVSHDH, encoded by the coding sequence GTGGATCATGTTGCCCCGGAATCATGGTCGCTATTTGATGGACTGATTACATTTAACCCGTCCAATGTGTTGATGATCATTGTGTCGTCGGTCATTGTATTCCTCTTATGTCTTTTAGCGACGCGTCGGCTCGAACAAAAGCCAACGGGCATGCAAAATTTTATGGAGTGGGTAGTAGACTTCGTAAGAGGAATCATCAACAGCAATATGGACTGGAAAACAGGCGGACGCTTTTTAATCTTCTCCACGACGTTGCTCTTGTACATATTTGTTAGTAACATGATTGGGCTCCCATTTGCCATTGTTGTGGATCACGCACTGTGGTGGAAATCACCAACAGCCGATCCGGTGATTGCATTAACGCTCGCTGTGATGGTGGTCGCGATGACGCATTATTATGGTGTGAAGCTTAAAGGGACAACGGAGTACGTCAAAGATTACGGACGACCACAGTGGTGGCTGTTCCCGCTTAAAATTATTGAGGAATTTTCCAACACATTGACGTTAGGACTTCGTCTTTTTGGGAACATTTACGCAGGGGAGATTTTATTGGCCTTGCTCGTTGGACTAGGCACAGACGGCTATTTGAATGGCGTTTTGCCAGGCGTATTAGGAACCGTTGCTTCAATCATACCGATGATGGTATGGCAAGCATTTAGTATCTTTATTGGTAGTATCCAAGCCTTTATCTTTGTTATGTTGTCAATGGTGTATATGGCTCACAAAGTGAGTCATGACCATTAA
- a CDS encoding ATP synthase subunit I: MHDISRAYRRQTQLLLFALALFVVGWGFSELQEFFLGLKLGTVLGMFNHWLLARKIKQFGTAIVQGRSVKSLGTASRFATAIFATLLAIEFEQFLHLHAVVIGLMTPYLVIMIDAFLQTILRKTQEER, from the coding sequence ATGCATGACATAAGTCGCGCGTATAGGCGACAAACGCAACTTCTTTTATTCGCATTGGCGCTTTTTGTTGTTGGTTGGGGATTTTCTGAGCTACAGGAATTTTTCCTTGGTTTGAAGTTAGGCACGGTGCTAGGCATGTTTAATCACTGGCTACTCGCTAGAAAAATTAAGCAATTTGGTACGGCCATCGTTCAAGGCAGATCAGTAAAATCATTAGGCACAGCTTCACGCTTTGCGACAGCTATCTTCGCCACATTGCTGGCGATTGAATTTGAACAATTTCTTCATTTGCACGCTGTAGTGATAGGATTAATGACACCATATTTAGTCATTATGATAGATGCATTCTTACAAACCATTCTTAGGAAAACCCAGGAAGAGAGGTGA